A genomic window from Glycine soja cultivar W05 chromosome 10, ASM419377v2, whole genome shotgun sequence includes:
- the LOC114372318 gene encoding thaumatin-like protein 1b — MQNSPLHLQNENYTYPTMTTTRVALCLLFAFLFYAAEGAKVSFNNKCTYTVWPGTLTGDQKPQLSTTGFELGPGASNSVDLPSPWSGRFWARTGCSNNNGRFSCATADCASGQVACNGAGAIPPATLVEITVAANGGQDFYDVSNVDGFNVPMSVTPQGGSGDCKTSSCPKNINSVCPAELQVKGSDGNVIACKSACEAFKEDRYCCTGPNNTAETCPPTNYSQIFEEQCPDAYSYAYDDKSSTFTCSNRPDYAITFCP; from the exons ATGCAAAACTCACCATTGCACCTGCAAAACGAAAATTATACATATCCAACAATGACGACCACCCGTGTTGCTCTCTGCCTTTTATTTGCATTCCTCTTCTACg CGGCTGAAGGAgccaaggttagtttcaataaCAAGTGCACATACACGGTATGGCCAGGAACCCTAACCGGTGACCAAAAGCCCCAATTATCAACAACTGGTTTCGAGTTGGGTCCAGGAGCATCCAACTCTGTGGACCTTCCATCTCCATGGTCCGGTCGGTTCTGGGCCCGAACAGGATGCTCCAACAACAACGGAAGGTTCAGCTGCGCCACCGCCGATTGCGCCTCCGGTCAAGTCGCATGCAACGGTGCCGGTGCAATCCCGCCAGCTACTTTGGTAGAAATCACAGTTGCAGCAAACGGAGGGCAAGATTTCTACGACGTGAGCAACGTGGATGGCTTCAACGTGCCCATGTCCGTAACCCCACAAGGTGGGAGTGGCGATTGCAAAACCTCAAGTTGCCCTAAGAACATTAACTCTGTGTGCCCTGCGGAGCTTCAAGTCAAAGGGTCCGATGGCAACGTCATCGCTTGCAAGAGTGCTTGCGAGGCTTTTAAGGAAGATAGATATTGCTGCACTGGACCTAACAACACCGCAGAAACATGTCCACCTACGAACTACTCTCAGATTTTCGAGGAGCAGTGTCCCGATGCTTATTCCTACGCTTACGATGATAAGAGCAGCACTTTCACTTGCTCCAACAGGCCTGATTATGCCATCACATTCTGCCCTTGA